A portion of the Gossypium arboreum isolate Shixiya-1 chromosome 8, ASM2569848v2, whole genome shotgun sequence genome contains these proteins:
- the LOC108474831 gene encoding short-chain dehydrogenase TIC 32, chloroplastic-like isoform X2: MAVKNMTAGREVKDTIAKRNPNAKIDAMELDLSSLASVRKFAADFISSGLPLNILMYNSLSAYGQSKLANVLHAKDLARRLKEDEVAITANSLHPGAIATNLFRHSNLINGIVGLVGKYVIKNVEQQLFAMWHCIHKLQGRLASILQTVM, from the exons ATGGCGGTCAAAAATATGACTGCTGGGAGGGAAGTTAAAGACACAATAGCTAAGAGAAATCCCAATGCCAAAATTGATGCAATGGAATTAGATCTGAGTTCATTGGCATCAGTGAGGAAATTTGCTGCTGATTTCATATCCTCTGGTCTTCCACTCAACATCCTCAT GTACAACAGCTTATCTGCATATGGCCAGTCAAAGCTTGCCAATGTCTTGCACGCTAAAGACCTTGCAAGACGTTTAAAG GAAGATGAAGTGGCCATAACTGCAAATTCGCTTCACCCAGGTGCCATTGCAACCAACCTTTTTCGTCATTCCAACCTTATCAATG GTATTGTTGGTCTTGTTGGTAAATATGTCATTAAAAATGTAGAGCAG CAACTATTTGCTATGTGGCATTGCATCCACAAATTACAGGGAAGACTGGCCTCTATTTTGCAGACAGTAATGTAG
- the LOC108474831 gene encoding short-chain dehydrogenase TIC 32, chloroplastic-like isoform X1, with amino-acid sequence MAVKNMTAGREVKDTIAKRNPNAKIDAMELDLSSLASVRKFAADFISSGLPLNILMYNSLSAYGQSKLANVLHAKDLARRLKEDEVAITANSLHPGAIATNLFRHSNLINGIVGLVGKYVIKNVEQGAATICYVALHPQITGKTGLYFADSNVAETSLQANDNALARKLWDFTFTLINNCPNNT; translated from the exons ATGGCGGTCAAAAATATGACTGCTGGGAGGGAAGTTAAAGACACAATAGCTAAGAGAAATCCCAATGCCAAAATTGATGCAATGGAATTAGATCTGAGTTCATTGGCATCAGTGAGGAAATTTGCTGCTGATTTCATATCCTCTGGTCTTCCACTCAACATCCTCAT GTACAACAGCTTATCTGCATATGGCCAGTCAAAGCTTGCCAATGTCTTGCACGCTAAAGACCTTGCAAGACGTTTAAAG GAAGATGAAGTGGCCATAACTGCAAATTCGCTTCACCCAGGTGCCATTGCAACCAACCTTTTTCGTCATTCCAACCTTATCAATG GTATTGTTGGTCTTGTTGGTAAATATGTCATTAAAAATGTAGAGCAG GGCGCAGCAACTATTTGCTATGTGGCATTGCATCCACAAATTACAGGGAAGACTGGCCTCTATTTTGCAGACAGTAATGTAGCTGAAACTAGCTTACAAGCTAATGATAATGCCTTGGCAAGGAAACTCTGGGATTTTACTTTCACGTTGATCAACAACTGTCCTAACAACACTTGA